A window of the Candidatus Nitrosotalea okcheonensis genome harbors these coding sequences:
- a CDS encoding thiamine biosynthesis protein — translation MLEKTVLVIFPSIYSLNKINNLAANISKILKIKNQHHSGIRKNESLIIVEAVDPVLASSAVNLLFGIDKIAIAKEVDNNFDSVLSAITNTALSLLLKGEKFYVKVEGKTEKFLAKDLEVASTAMLVEKSMHLEAKPGSESDHDRLVYAYLTDAYAYVCIFVDSGLSGIPYNSQREKILCCIYDELSAIACLQTIKMGFEVKILICYHNESDLLKLAKIVNKMLPRIIEKNTVLHICKMDRSPGIPTTITVITQVMISIASREKIGRISLGISPMIFPASFCEYNANLAFQNKIIPWFSLSGIDSGILENAKEIGLEKYIANLEDLCKKHSNYKKIPMSQISKHAKSVLKTIKSIQVTTGPKNIHDIIDSLKSNH, via the coding sequence ATGTTAGAAAAAACCGTGCTTGTCATTTTTCCATCTATTTATTCCTTGAACAAAATAAACAATCTCGCAGCAAATATCTCAAAAATTCTCAAGATAAAAAATCAACATCATAGTGGCATAAGAAAAAACGAGTCACTCATTATTGTAGAAGCAGTTGATCCAGTTCTAGCCTCATCTGCGGTAAACCTTTTATTCGGAATAGACAAGATTGCGATTGCAAAAGAAGTAGATAATAATTTTGATTCTGTTTTGTCGGCCATTACAAACACTGCTCTGAGCTTGCTCTTAAAAGGAGAAAAATTTTATGTAAAAGTTGAAGGAAAAACAGAAAAATTCCTAGCAAAAGATTTGGAAGTTGCATCAACTGCAATGTTGGTGGAGAAAAGTATGCATCTGGAAGCAAAGCCTGGCTCAGAATCAGACCACGATAGACTCGTATACGCTTATCTCACAGATGCATATGCCTATGTATGTATTTTTGTGGACAGTGGATTGAGTGGCATCCCATACAATTCACAAAGAGAAAAAATTCTATGCTGTATTTACGATGAGCTTTCTGCCATAGCGTGTCTCCAAACCATAAAAATGGGTTTTGAGGTGAAGATATTGATTTGTTATCATAATGAATCAGATTTGCTCAAATTAGCTAAAATTGTAAACAAAATGCTACCAAGAATCATAGAAAAAAACACAGTCCTTCACATATGCAAGATGGATAGATCCCCAGGAATACCAACCACAATCACCGTAATAACTCAAGTTATGATATCAATAGCATCAAGGGAAAAGATTGGAAGAATATCTTTGGGAATATCTCCCATGATCTTCCCAGCATCATTTTGTGAATACAACGCAAACTTGGCATTTCAGAACAAGATTATTCCATGGTTTTCTCTTTCTGGCATAGACTCTGGAATTTTGGAAAATGCAAAAGAAATAGGATTGGAGAAATATATTGCAAACTTGGAAGATCTTTGTAAGAAACATTCCAACTATAAGAAAATCCCCATGTCCCAGATATCAAAACATGCAAAGAGTGTACTAAAGACAATCAAGAGCATCCAAGTTACTACAGGTCCAAAAAACATACACGATATAATTGACTCATTAAAATCAAATCATTGA
- a CDS encoding phosphoadenylyl-sulfate reductase, with product MPKFTVSQIQQLNESLKTPQEVLKWSLDNLHPRIAMASSFGAEDVVVIDMMMKINPKSRIFTLDTGRLNQETYDIMDEIRKKYNMNIEVMFPDQNEVEQMVRVNGLNLFYDNIGNRKLCCGIRKVHPLNRILSTLDGWITGLRADQTEVRSNANKLELDEQHNSIIKINPIIEWTWEQTWDYIRKNDVPYNKLHDKGFPSIGCEPCTRAIKSGEPLRAGRWWWESDSQKECGLHAEHNK from the coding sequence ATGCCCAAGTTTACTGTTTCACAAATCCAGCAGTTAAATGAAAGTCTGAAAACTCCTCAGGAAGTTCTTAAATGGTCATTAGATAATCTTCACCCTAGAATAGCCATGGCATCAAGCTTTGGTGCAGAGGATGTAGTTGTAATTGATATGATGATGAAAATAAACCCAAAATCAAGAATTTTTACTCTTGACACTGGAAGGCTTAATCAGGAAACATATGATATAATGGATGAAATACGCAAGAAATACAACATGAACATAGAAGTAATGTTTCCAGATCAGAACGAAGTGGAACAAATGGTTCGTGTAAATGGATTGAATCTATTCTATGATAACATAGGCAACAGAAAACTTTGCTGTGGAATAAGAAAGGTCCATCCACTAAATAGAATTCTTTCAACATTAGATGGATGGATTACGGGATTAAGAGCAGATCAAACTGAGGTGAGATCAAATGCAAACAAGCTTGAACTAGATGAACAACATAACTCTATCATCAAGATAAATCCTATAATAGAATGGACCTGGGAGCAAACTTGGGATTATATCAGGAAAAATGATGTTCCATATAACAAATTACATGACAAAGGATTTCCCAGTATTGGATGTGAACCATGTACGCGTGCAATAAAATCTGGAGAACCGCTACGAGCTGGACGCTGGTGGTGGGAATCTGATTCCCAGAAAGAATGTGGATTACACGCAGAACACAACAAGTGA
- the sat gene encoding sulfate adenylyltransferase, with translation MTNIGVAKPHGGKLVNRISKEDPNQLFSISVNVDLANDIENITDGIFSPLEGFLMQEDFEKVVSEGRLGNGLPWTIPIVLDVDKDTATKMKDAGDVALNVEGKNFAILHVEDVYNFDKDLVSNKVYGTSDLKHPGVAKTMNMKEFLIGGKIDYVKRSDETQIRRYRKTPIETRDFFQKAGWKTIVAFQTRNVPHVAHEMLQKASLNTHDGLFVNPLVGKKKSGDYKDEAIVTAYETLISYYYPLNRCYLGTLHTEMRYAGPKEAIHHAIMRKNFGCTNIIIGRDHAGVGTYYDPFASQKIFDSYPDIGIEPIFFPAFFYCRKCLSFASERNCPHGTEYQESLSGTKLRAMILDKQSPSEYMMRPEVFKVLTKLDNPFVD, from the coding sequence ATGACAAATATTGGTGTAGCAAAACCACATGGTGGTAAACTAGTAAACAGGATTTCAAAAGAAGATCCAAACCAGTTGTTTTCAATCAGTGTTAATGTTGATCTTGCAAATGATATAGAAAATATTACTGATGGAATTTTTAGTCCACTTGAAGGATTTTTAATGCAAGAAGATTTTGAGAAAGTGGTTTCTGAAGGTAGGCTTGGAAACGGTTTGCCGTGGACAATTCCCATCGTACTTGATGTAGACAAGGATACTGCTACAAAGATGAAAGATGCAGGAGATGTTGCCCTGAATGTGGAAGGCAAAAATTTTGCTATCTTGCATGTTGAGGATGTTTATAATTTTGATAAGGATTTAGTCTCAAACAAAGTCTATGGTACATCTGATCTAAAGCATCCGGGTGTGGCAAAAACTATGAATATGAAAGAATTTCTTATTGGTGGAAAAATTGATTATGTGAAAAGATCAGACGAAACTCAAATCCGGAGATACAGAAAGACCCCTATTGAAACAAGAGATTTTTTCCAAAAGGCGGGGTGGAAAACAATTGTGGCATTTCAAACAAGAAATGTTCCACACGTGGCGCATGAAATGCTTCAAAAAGCGTCTCTTAATACTCACGATGGATTATTTGTGAATCCTCTAGTAGGTAAGAAAAAATCTGGAGACTATAAAGACGAAGCAATCGTTACTGCTTATGAGACTCTTATATCATACTACTATCCTCTAAACAGGTGTTATCTTGGTACATTGCATACAGAAATGAGGTATGCAGGACCAAAAGAAGCAATACACCATGCTATAATGCGAAAAAACTTTGGCTGCACTAATATCATAATAGGTCGAGATCATGCAGGTGTAGGTACCTATTATGATCCATTTGCCTCGCAAAAAATATTTGATTCGTATCCTGACATTGGCATAGAACCAATCTTCTTTCCAGCATTTTTCTATTGCAGAAAATGTTTGTCATTTGCAAGTGAGCGAAATTGTCCACATGGTACAGAATACCAAGAAAGTCTGAGCGGGACTAAACTTAGGGCGATGATTCTTGACAAACAGAGTCCATCTGAGTATATGATGAGGCCAGAGGTATTCAAGGTACTAACGAAATTAGATAATCCTTTTGTGGATTAG
- a CDS encoding endonuclease III domain-containing protein yields MNSVKPPRMTALRELREAENGSPLSILIGTILSARTRDESTAAVVKTLFSRYKTARALASAKLADVEKIIKRTGFYHVKAKRIIEVASIIDSKYSGKVPKTMENLLSLPGVGRKTANCVLVYAFDEPAIPVDTHVHRISNRLGLVQTKIPEETEVELMKKIPREQWIRINDTFVMYGQNICKPISPMCSVCKIKKDCNYYKTKD; encoded by the coding sequence ATGAATTCTGTCAAGCCGCCTCGTATGACAGCACTCAGAGAGCTACGTGAGGCGGAAAATGGAAGTCCTCTTAGTATCTTGATAGGAACAATACTTTCTGCCAGAACTAGAGATGAAAGCACCGCAGCTGTGGTAAAGACATTATTTTCAAGATACAAGACTGCCCGTGCACTTGCAAGTGCAAAGTTAGCAGATGTTGAAAAGATAATCAAGCGAACTGGTTTCTATCATGTCAAGGCTAAAAGAATAATCGAGGTTGCATCAATCATAGACTCAAAGTATTCAGGCAAGGTCCCTAAAACTATGGAAAACTTGCTGAGTCTGCCAGGGGTGGGAAGAAAGACTGCCAATTGTGTTCTAGTCTATGCCTTTGATGAACCGGCGATACCTGTTGATACACATGTACATAGAATTTCCAATAGACTTGGACTGGTACAAACAAAAATTCCAGAAGAAACAGAAGTTGAGTTGATGAAAAAAATTCCACGGGAGCAATGGATTAGGATAAATGACACTTTTGTCATGTATGGCCAAAATATTTGCAAGCCAATTTCACCAATGTGTTCTGTCTGTAAGATAAAAAAAGACTGTAATTATTACAAGACCAAAGACTAG